One region of Grus americana isolate bGruAme1 chromosome 20, bGruAme1.mat, whole genome shotgun sequence genomic DNA includes:
- the NOTCH1 gene encoding neurogenic locus notch homolog protein 1 isoform X1 codes for MERLLAPGLLVLLLPALTRGLRCTQLAESCLNGGKCETFLNGTEVCQCSGAYVGERCQLPNPCLSSPCKNAGTCSPVVRGSTVDYTCACRLGFTDELCLTPRDNVCLSNPCRNGGTCDLLTLSEYKCRCPPGWSGKTCQQADPCASNPCANGGQCVPFEAHYICRCTAGFHGANCKQDVNECNISPPVCKNGGSCTNEVGTYQCSCKPAYTGQNCEHLYVPCNPSPCQNGGTCRQIGDTTYDCTCLPGFTGQNCEENINDCPGNNCKNGGTCVDGVNTYNCQCPPEWTGQYCTEDVDECQLMPNACQNGGTCHNNHGGYNCVCVNGWTGEDCSENIDDCAMAACFHGATCHDRVASFYCECPHGRTGLLCHLDDACISNPCNEGSNCDTNPVNGKAICTCPSGYMGPACNQDVDECSLGANPCEHAGKCINTQGSFQCQCLQGYSGPRCEIDVNECLSNPCQNDATCLDQIGEFQCICMPGYEGVYCEINTDECASSPCLHNGNCLDKINEFHCECPTGFNGHLCQFDIDECASTPCKNGAKCVDGPNTYSCECTEGFSGAHCEIDIDECNPDPCHYGTCKDSIAAFTCLCQPGYTGHRCDININECQSQPCKNGGTCQDRNNAYNCLCLKGTTGPNCEINLDDCASNPCDYGKCIDKIDGYECTCEPGYTGHMCNINIDECSSNPCHNGGTCKDGINGFTCLCPEGFHDPKCLSEVNECNSNPCIHGKCHDGLNGYRCDCDPGWSGTNCDINNNECESNPCMNGGTCKDMTSGYICTCREGFSGPNCQTNINECASNPCLNQGTCIDDVAGYTCNCLLPYTGATCEDVLAPCAGSPCKNGGECRESEDYKSFSCSCPSGWQGQTCEIDINECVKSPCRNGATCQNTNGSYRCACRTGFTGRNCNTDIDDCKPNPCHNGGSCSDGVGTFFCECLAGFRGPKCEEDINECASNPCKNGANCTDCVNSYTCTCPSGFSGIHCENNTPDCTESSCFNDGTCVDGINTFTCVCPPGFTGSYCEHNINECDSKPCLNGGTCQDSYGTYKCTCPQGYTGLNCQNLVRWCDSSPCKNGGKCWQTNNLYRCECNSGWTGLYCDVPSVSCEVAAKQQGIDVAHLCRNSGLCVDTGNTHFCRCQAGYTGSYCEEQVDECSPNPCQNGATCTDYLGGYSCECVAGYHGVNCSEEINECLSHPCQNGGTCIDLINTYKCSCPRGTQGVHCEINVDDCSPFFDPVTLGPKCFNNGKCTDRVGGYSCICPPGFVGERCEGDVNECLSNPCDARGTQNCVQRVNDYKCECRPGYAGRRCDTVVDGCKGKPCRNGGTCAVASNTGRGFICKCPPGFVGATCENDSRTCGNLHCLNGGTCISIHKSSKCMCTPAFTGPECQYPASSPCTSNPCYNGGTCEFFSDASPYYRCNCPANFNGLNCHILDFDFQGGIGQDIIPPKIEEKCEIAVCAGYAGNKICDGKCNNHACGWDGGDCSLNFNDPWKNCSQSLQCWKYFNDGKCDSQCNNAGCLYDGFDCQKYEGQCNPLYDQYCKDHFSDGHCDQGCNNFECEWDGLDCANNMPEKLADGTLVVVVLITPENLKNNSFNFLRELSRVLHTNVVFKKNPNGEYMIFPYYGNEEELKKHYIKRSTEDWSDMSSAVINKVKSSLYSRAGRRQKRELDQMDIRGSIVYLEIDNRQCIQSSSQCFQSATDVAAFLGALASLGNLNIPYKIEAVKSETAEPTKNSQLYPMYVVVAALVLFAFIGVGVLVSRKRRREHGQLWFPEGFKVTESSKKKRREPLGEDSVGLKPLKNASDGTLMDDNQNEWGDEETLDTKKFRFEEQAMLPDTDDQTDHRQWTQQHLDAADLRISSMAPTPPQGEIDADCMDVNVRGPDGFTPLMIASCSGGGLETGNSEEEDDAPAVISDFIYQGASLHNQTDRTGETALHLAARYSRSDAAKRLLEASADANIQDNMGRTPLHAAVSADAQGVFQILIRNRATDLDARMHDGTTPLILAARLAVEGMLDDLINCHADVNAVDDLGKSALHWAAAVNNVEAAVVLLKNGANKDMQNNKEETPLFLAAREGSYETAKVLLDHFANRDITDHMDRLPRDIAQERMHHDIVRLLDEYNLVRSPPLHNGPLGAPTLSPPLCSPNSYIGNLKPAVQGKKARKPSTKGLSCNGKDAKDLKARRKKSQDGKGCLLDNSSVLSPVDSLESPHGYLSDVASPPLMTSPFQQSPSMPLNHLPGMPDAHMSINHLNMAGKQDMALGNSSRMAFDSVPPRLSHLPVSSPSTVMSNAPMNFSVGGAASLNGQCDWLTRLQNGMVQNQYNPMRGNMQPGAHQQTQNLQHGMMTSLHNGLPTTSLSQMMSYQAMPTTRLASQPHLMQSQQLQQMQQQQLQQQNMQPQQQPQQPQQQPQQQQPQQHHNPSSNASGHIGQNFLGTELSQPDMQPVSSSTMAVHTILPQDSQMLPTSLPSSLAQPMTTTQFLTPPSQHSYSSPLDNTPSHQLQVPDHPFLTPSPESPDQWSSSSPHSNVSDWSEGISSPPTSMQSQMGHIPEAFK; via the exons GGTTCACGGGCCAGAACTGTGAGGAGAACATCAATGACTGTCCAGGCAACAACTGCAAGAATGGAGGCACCTGCGTGGATGGCGTCAACACCTACAACTGCCAGTGCCCACCCGAGTGGACAG GTCAGTACTGCACTGAGGACGTGGATGAGTGCCAGCTGATGCCCAACGCCTGCCAGAATGGGGGCACCTGCCACAACAACCACGGCGGCTACAACTGCGTCTGCGTCAATGGCTGGACCGGCGAGGACTGCAGTGAGAACATCGATGACTGCGCCATGGCCGCCTGCTTCCACGGGGCCACCTGCCACGACCGGGTAGCCTCCTTCTACTGCGAGTGCCCCCACGGCCGCACAG GTTTGCTGTGCCACCTCGATGACGCCTGCATCAGCAACCCCTGCAACGAGGGCTCCAACTGCGACACCAACCCCGTCAATGGCAAAGCCATCTGCACGTGTCCTTCGGGGTACATGGGGCCGGCCTGCAACCAGGACGTGGACGAGTGCTCGCTGG GAGCCAACCCTTGCGAGCACGCAGGGAAATGCATCAACACCCAGGGGTCCTTCCAGTGCCAGTGCCTGCAGGGCTACTCAGGCCCTCGCTGTGAGATTGATGTCAACGAGTGCCTCTCCAACCCCTGCCAGAACGATGCCACCTGCCTGGACCAGATCGGGGAGTTCCAGTGCATCTGCATGCCCG GTTACGAGGGGGTTTACTGTGAGATCAACACGGACGAGTGCgccagcagcccctgcctgcacaaCGGCAACTGCCTCGACAAGATCAACGAGTTCCATTGCGAGTGCCCCACCG GCTTCAACGGGCACCTGTGCCAGTTCGACATCGACGAGTGCGCCAGCACCCCCTGCAAGAACGGTGCCAAGTGTGTGGACGGCCCCAACACCTACAGCTGCGAGTGCACGGAAG GTTTCTCAGGCGCTCACTGCGAGATCGACATCGATGAGTGCAACCCCGACCCGTGTCACTACGGGACCTGCAAGGACAGCATCGCCGCGTTCacctgcctctgccagcctggctACACGGGCCACCGCTGCGACATCAACATCAATGAGTGCCAGAGCCAGCCCTGCAAAAACGGAGGGACCTGCCAGGACAGGAACAACGCCTACAACTGCCTCTGCCTCAAAGGGACCACGG GGCCCAACTGCGAGATCAACCTGGATGACTGCGCCAGCAATCCCTGCGACTACGGCAAGTGCATCGACAAGATCGATGGCTACGAGTGCACCTGCGAGCCAGGGTACACAG GGCACATGTGCAACATCAACATCGACGAGTGCTCCAGCAACCCCTGCCACAACGGGGGCACGTGCAAGGATGGCATCAACGGCTTCACCTGCCTCTGCCCAGAGGGCTTCCATGACCCCAAGTGCCTGTCTGAAGTGAACGAGTGCAACAGCAACCCCTGCATCCACGGGAAATGCCACGACGGGCTGAATGG ctACAGGTGTGACTGCGACCCGGGCTGGAGTGGGACAAACTGCGACATTAACAATAATGAGTGTGAGTCCAATCCCTGCATGAACGGTGGCACCTGCAAGGACATGACCAGCGGCTACATCTGCACCTGCAGGGAGGGCTTCAGCG GACCCAACTGCCAGACCAATATCAACGAATGCGCTTCCAACCCCTGCCTGAACCAGGGCACGTGCATCGACGATGTCGCCGGCTATACCTGCAACTGCCTCCTGCCCTACACAG GAGCCACCTGCGAGGACGTGCTGGCCCCCTGCGCCGGCAGCCCCTGCAAGAATGGCGGCGAGTGCCGGGAGTCAGAGGACTACAAGAGCTTCTCCTGCAGTTGCCCCTCTGGCTGGCAAG GTCAGACGTGTGAGATCGACATCAATGAGTGCGTGAAGAGCCCCTGCCGCAATGGGGCCACATGCCAGAACACCAACGGGAGCTACCGCTGCGCCTGCAGGACCGGCTTCACTGGCCGCAACTGCAACACCGACATTGACGACTGCAAGCCCA ATCCGTGCCACAACGGTGGCTCCTGTTCCGATGGTGTCGGCACGTTCTTCTGCGAGTGCCTGGCTGGTTTCCGCGGGCCCAAGTGTGAGGAGGACATCAACGAGTGTGCCAGCAACCCCTGTAAGAACGGCGCCAACTGCACCGACTGTGTCAACAGCTACACCTGCACCTGCCCCTCTGGCTTCAGCGGCATCCACTGCGAGAACAACACACCTGACTGCACGGAGAG ctcctgcttcaACGACGGGACCTGCGTGGATGGCATCAACACCTTCACCTGCGTCTGTCCGCCCGGCTTCACGGGCAGCTACTGTGAGCACAACATTAACGAGTGCGACTCCAAGCCGTGCCTGAACGGGGGCACGTGTCAGGACAGCTACGGGACGTACAAGTGCACTTGTCCCCAGGGATACACCGGGCTCAACTGCCAG AACCTGGTGCGTTGGTGCGACTCCTCTCCCTGCAAAAATGGAGGGAAGTGCTGGCAGACCAACAACCTGTACCGCTGCGAGTGCAACAGCGGATGGACAGGGCTCTACTGCGATGTCCCCAGTGTCTCCTGCGAGGTGGCTGCTAAGCAGCAAG GTATCGATGTAGCGCATCTCTGCAGGAATTCAGGGCTCTGCGTAGACACCGGCAACACTCACTTCTGTCGCTGCCAGGCCGGGTACACCGGCAGCTATTGCGAGGAGCAGGTGGACGAGTGCTCCCCCAACCCCTGCCAGAACGGAGCCACCTGCACGGACTACCTGGGAGGCTACTCCTGTGAG TGTGTGGCTGGTTATCATGGAGTTAACTGCTCAGAGGAGATCAATGAGTGCTTGTCCCACCCGTGCCAGAATGGAGGAACCTGCATCGATCTCATCAATACCTACAAATGCTCCTGCCCCAGAGGAACTCAAG GGGTGCACTGTGAGATCAATGTGGATGACTGCAGCCCTTTCTTTGATCCTGTCACCCTGGGGCCCAAGTGCTTTAACAATGGCAAGTGCACGGATCGGGTAGGTGGCTACAGCTGCATCTGCCCCCCTGGCTTTGTAGGGGAGCGCTGCGAGGGAGACGTCAACGAGTGCCTGTCCAACCCCTGCGACGCCCGCGGCACCCAGAACTGCGTGCAGCGGGTCAATGACTACAAATGCGAGTGCCGACCTGGCTATGCAG GCCGTCGCTGCGACACCGTGGTGGATGGCTGTAAAGGCAAACCCTGCAGGAATGGTGGAACGTGCGCGGTTGCCAGCAACACCGGCCGTGGCTTCATCTGCAAATGCCCCCCG GGATTCGTGGGTGCCACCTGCGAGAACGACTCCCGCACCTGTGGGAACCTGCACTGCCTGAACGGTGGCACCTGCATCTCCATCCACAAGAGCTCCAAGTGCATGTGCACACCGGCCTTCACGGGTCCCGAGTGCCAGTACCCggccagcagcccctgcacatcCAACCCCTGCTACAACGGGGGCACCTGCGAGTTCTTCAGCGATGCCTCCCCCTACTACCGGTGCAACTGCCCTGCCAACTTCAACGGCCTCAACTGCCACATCCTCGACTTTGATTTCCAAGGTGGCATCGGGCAGGATATCATCCCACCCAAAATTGAGGAGAAGTGCGAGATTGCAGTTTGCGCGGGGTATGCCGGCAACAAGATCTGCGATGGGAAATGCAACAACCACGCCTGCGGCTGGGACGGGGGCGACTGCTCCCTCAATTTCAACGACCCCTGGAAGAACTGCTCCCAGTCCCTGCAGTGCTGGAAGTACTTCAACGATGGCAAGTGCGACTCGCAGTGCAATAACGCTGGCTGCCTGTACGATGGATTTGACTGCCAGAAATACGAAGGACAGTGCAA CCCTCTGTATGATCAGTACTGCAAAGATCACTTCTCAGATGGTCACTGTGACCAGGGCTGCAATAATTTTGAGTGCGAATGGGATGGTCTGGACTGTGCAAACAACATGCCAGAGAAGCTTGCAGATGGCacgctggtggtggtggtcctCATCACCCCTGAGAACCTGAAGAACAACTCTTTCAACTTCCTGCGGGAGCTGAGCCGTGTGTTGCACACCAACGTGGTCTTCAAGAAGAACCCCAACGGAGAGTATATGATCTTTCCATACTATGGCAATGAGGAGGAGCTGAAAAAGCATTACATCAAGAGGTCAACAGAGGACTGGTCAGATATGTCTAGTGCTGTCATCAACAAAGTAAAGAGCAGCCTTTACTCCAGGGCTGgcagaaggcagaagagagagCTCGATCAGATGGACATCAGAGG GTCCATTGTCTACTTGGAAATCGATAACCGCCAGTGCATCCAGTCGTCTTCCCAGTGCTTCCAGAGTGCAACCGATGTGGCGGCGTTCCTGGGCGCCTTGGCCTCCCTTGGCAACCTGAACATACCCTACAAAATAGAAGCCGTTAAAA GTGAAACAGCTGAGCCCACGAAGAACTCCCAGCTGTATCCTATGTACGTGGTGGTGGCTGCGCTGgtcttgtttgctttcattgGAGTGGGAGTACTGGTGTCTCGTAAGCGGCGCAGGGAGCATGGGCAGCTTTGGTTCCCAGAAGGCTTCAAAGTGACAGAGTCGAGCAAGAAGAAGCGACGAGAACCACTTGGGGAGGACTCTGTTGGACTGAA accCCTCAAAAATGCTTCAGACGGCACGCTAATGGATGACAACCAAAATGAGTGGGGTGATGAGGAGACCTTGGACACCAAGAAGTTCAGG TTCGAGGAGCAGGCGATGCTGCCCGACACGGACGATCAGACGGATCACAGGCAGTGGACCCAGCAGCACCTGGATGCCGCTGACCTGCGCATATCCTCCATGGCGCCTACTCCACCGCAGGGGGAAATCGATGCAGACTGTATGGATGTCAACGTCAGAGGTCCCG ATGGCTTCACCCCCCTCATGATCGCCTCGTGCAGCGGAGGAGGGCTGGAGACCGGCAATAGCgaagaggaagatgatgctCCCGCTGTCATCTCAGATTTCATTTACCAAGGCGCCAGCTTACACAACCAGACTGACCGCACCGGCGAGACGGCGCTTCACCTGGCTGCCAGGTACTCCCGCTCGGACGCTGCCAAGCGCCTGCTGGAAGCTAGTGCCGATGCAAACATCCAGGATAACATGGGCAGGACGCCCCTCCATGCCGCCGTCTCTGCCGATGCCCAAGGAGTCTTCCAG ATCCTGATTAGGAACAGGGCAACCGACCTCGACGCCCGAATGCATGACGGGACCACTCCTCTGATCTTGGCCGCTCGCTTGGCTGTGGAGGGCATGCTGGACGATCTCATCAACTGCCATGCAGACGTCAATGCTGTGGATGATCTAG GCAAGTCGGCACTGCACTGGGCAGCTGCTGTGAATAATGTTGAAGCCGCAGTAGTTCTCCTGAAGAACGGTGCCAATAAGGATATGCAGAACAATAAG GAGGAGACCCCACTGTTCCTCGCAGCCAGAGAAGGGAGCTACGAAACCGCCAAGGTCCTGCTGGACCATTTCGCCAACCGTGACATCACGGACCACATGGACCGGCTCCCACGGGACATCGCCCAGGAGCGCATGCACCACGACATCGTGAGGCTGCTGGACGAGTACAACCTGGTGCGGAGCCCGCCGCTGCACAACGGCCCGCTGGGGGCACCCACGCTGTCCCCACCGCTCTGCTCTCCCAACAGCTACATCGGCAACCTGAAACCTGCTGTCCAGGGCAAGAAGGCCAGGAAGCCGAGCACCAAGGGCCTGAGCTGCAACGGCAAGGATGCCAAAGACCTCaaagccaggagaaaaaaatcacaagatgGAAAAGGATGTCTGCTTGACAACTCCAGTGTGTTGTCTCCGGTGGACTCCCTGGAGTCACCCCATGGGTACCTGTCGGATGTTGCCTCTCCTCCGCTGATGACGTCTCCATTTCAGCAGTCCCCTTCCATGCCTCTGAATCATCTGCCAGGCATGCCTGATGCCCACATGAGCATCAATCACCTCAACATGGCGGGGAAGCAGGATATGGCCCTGGGAAACTCCAGCAGGATGGCCTTCGATTCGGTGCCGCCGCGTCTCTCTCACCTCCCCGTCTCCAGCCCCAGCACGGTGATGAGCAACGCCCCGATGAATTTCTCCGTCGGCGGAGCGGCCAGTCTGAACGGGCAGTGCGACTGGCTCACCAGGCTGCAGAACGGCATGGTCCAGAATCAGTACAACCCGATGAGAGGCAACATGCAACCGGGAGCGCATCAGCAGACACAAAACCTCCAGCACGGCATGATGACCTCCCTGCACAACGGCTTGCCCACCACGAGCTTGTCGCAGATGATGAGCTACCAGGCCATGCCCACCACCCGGCTGGCTTCCCAGCCTCACCTgatgcagagccagcagctccagcagatgcagcagcaacagctccAGCAACAAAACAtgcagccgcagcagcagccgcagcaaccccagcagcagccgcagcagcagcagccgcagcagcaTCACAACCCCAGCTCCAACGCGAGCGGCCACATCGGCCAAAATTTCCTTGGTACCGAGCTGAGCCAGCCTGACATGCAGCCGGTGAGCAGCAGTACCATGGCAGTCCACACGATCCTGCCTCAAGATTCCCAGATGCTGCCCACGTCTCTGCCATCCTCCCTCGCCCAGCCCATGACCACCACGCAGTTTCTAACTCCACCTTCCCAGCACAGTTATTCCTCCCCCTTGGACAACACCCCCAGCCACCAGCTCCAGGTGCCCGACCACCCTTTCCTAACGCCGTCTCCAGAGTCGCCGGACCAGTGGTCCAGCTCGTCTCCTCACTCCAATGTGTCCGACTGGTCCGAGGGCATCTCCAGCCCTCCCACGAGTATGCAGTCACAGATGGGACACATCCCCGAAGCTTTCAAGTAA